TACGGCATCGGGTTAGGGTATTATAATGAAAAAGGTATTTTCCGGGGAACAGGGTATAACCGGGTGGATTTGAATTCTACGATGAACGTGACTCCCGTAAATCGGTTGAACGTGGATTTGCGTTTAAATGCCTCTTTATCGAATCGTGATAGAACGAGCGGGGATGGGACATTGCAATCGGCTTCTCCCGTGGAGACAGTTCCGGGGGATCCTCAAGAATTATCATCTTTATTACCCGGTGAAGGATCTGTAGCGTGGAATGCTGTTCTGGATGCATTAAAAGGTACAAAGGAGAAAAATCGAGGAGTACGTTTGCGGACGAATTTCCGACTAGGATATGAACCGATAGACGGACTGAACATCTCGACTTCATTGGCGGCGGATTACTCCATCGATCGCCGGAATTATTTTCAACCATCCTATATGAGTGATGACGATTATTCCAAGAGTGTCGGGGAGACAGGGATTAACCTGATGGTACTGAACGAGAATCTGGTATCATATAATCGCACGTTCAAGGAAGAACACATGGTTAATTTCGTGGCGGGATTCTCTTACCAGTATGACCAAACGGAATACAACGGGGGATCGGCGCAAAACGCTCCTAGTGATAAAATCTATTATGCCCCGGCAGGAATGCCTGATCTTGGAATACAGGAATCTAACGGAACGAAGGAAACGATCGCCTTGAAACATTACCAGTCAGACATGCAAGAAAAAACGTTGTTGTCCTATTTTGCCCGTTTGGAATATGGTTTTAGGGATAAGTATTTGGTTTCATTCAGTTTGCGCCGGGACGGGAGTTCCACCTTCGGGGAAGATAATCGCTGGGGAACCTTTCCTTCGGTGGCTGCAGGATGGACTTTTTCGGAAGAATCTTTCGTGAAAGATAATCTCAGTTGGCTTTCTTTCGGGAAGATCAGGGCAAGCTGGGGGCGCTCGGGGATGCATTTTTCCCAGAATTATCTGGCGCTTGGAATTATGAACGTGGGAGCGACTCCTTATCGGGGGCAGGCGACGATAGAGCCGGAGTGGGTAAGAGGGTTGTACAATCATGATCTTTCTTGGGAGGAAACAGATCAATATGACTTCGGTCTGGATTTGGATCTTTTCAATCATCGGTTGGGTATTACCTTGGACTATTATTATCGGTATACTGATAAGTTGTTGACTACAATTTGGTTGCCAGGGATCCATAATGGTTATAGTTCACAATGGCGAAATGCGGGTGCCATTTCAAACGAGGGGATCGAGGTGATGATTAAATATGATATTTTCAACCGGGAAGATTTATATTGGAAAATTTCAGTAAATGGGGCGAGAAACTGGAATCGTTTCGAGAAATCGTATGATGGGAAGGATTTTGGGGGAAATATCATAGGAAAGCCTTTGAATGGGATATATGCTTTAAAAACAGATGGTTTTATTAACGAACAGGATGAGATGAAAGTGTTTTATAATCAGCAGGGAGTTAGTAATTACTTGTCAAACTTTTATAAAGGTGCATTCTACAAGCCAGGAGATTACAAGTTTGTTGATGTTAACGGGGATGGGACAATCGGTTCTGGTGATGCCGTGTACTGTGGGAGTGCTCTACCGATAGTCAGCGGGGGAATCGTGAATGAATTTCGCTGGAAGAACTTTGATTTGAACATGTTAATGGCTTATTCATTAGGGCGTCATATCGTGAATAATTTGTCAAAAGCGGTTTTGACAAATGGGAAGTATGCCCTCATGACTGATTTGAATGCTATTAGTTTTTGGGAAAAACCGGGTGATCATCCCGATTACCCGAAATTAGAGAGTGATAGAATGAATAGTATGTGGAGTTATGTGGACCGGGACGTGGAAAAGGTCAATTATTTAAAATTGAAAACGTTGACCGTGGGATATAGCTTCCCGAAAAAATGGAGTCGGAAGGCGGGGATTGACGAGTTGAGAGTGTTTGTTAGCGGGGAGAACCTGTTTACTTGGACAAATTACTCCGGTTTGGATCCGGAAACCGTGGATATCACAAGTGGATTTGACTTAATGTCGAATTATCCTTTAGCTAGAAAATACACGTTGGGTTTAACTTTAAAATTTTAAACAATGAAATATTATTATCTTCTGGTATTATTATTGTCTTCCTTGTTTTTGTCTTGCGAGGACACGTTGAGGATGATTCCGGAAAATTCAGTTACGTTTGAGAACGCATTCGAAAACGAGCACGAGATTGAAATTGGGTTACTTACCGTGGAGAGGTATGTTCGTAAAAGTTTGTATCTTACGACAATACCATCGTCTCACGGTGAATATACGGATTATCGGTATAAAGGCGATGCCGGTTTGTTACGGGAGAGTAATCCACAAGCTTATACGGCAGCTTGGTCGCATTATTATGAAATTATTGCGCTAGTAAATGTAATGTTACCTTATATCGATAGAGTGGAGATGTCACAGGAACGTCGTGATTTTTATAAAGGGCAGGTTTATTTCACGAAAGCACTGGCTTACTTTGAATTGGGGCGTAAGTGGGGTGATTGTCCGGTAATTCGAGATGAGGTAGAGTACGCTCCGATTACCTATTCTTCTTGGGTAGAAGTAATTGATTATGCGTTAGAATTAGCCCGGGAGGCCGTACGTTTACTTCCGGATTATTCGGAAATGACAGATTATAAAGGGAATTCCATCACGTATAAATGTACTCCCAACAAGGGTGCTGCTCAAGCTTTATTGGCGAATCTGTGTGCTTGGAAAGCAGGGTGTAAATATATGGCACAGCCAGAAGAGGCAACTTATGATGAACGAGCTTTGTGGGTAGAAGCAGATTCTGTTTGTACCGCATTGATTTCGTCGGGTATTTATAAGTTGGCAAAAACCCCGGAGGAGGTATGTACGAGTACATTGGTTGGTAGTGATGCGGAAAGCATTTATGAAATCGTGTTGCGCGATTACTGGAATGAATTGGAAAACGAATCTCCTTATTCTGTTCATGATCTTTTTTATTATTTTGGACCAATGTACCAGACCTGGCCGGTGATACCGGGAATGAGTGCTGGGAGCCTTGCGTTTCGCTCTTGGAAAATATTAAGTACCACGGTGTGTGAGATGTACTCGGAACGAATTGTCGGAAACGACACGATAACCGATTTGAGGAAAGATGCTTATTTCTATAAGGTAGATTCTATGGCACACGATACGTTACTGGATATTACTGAGGGATACGCTTATCCATGGAAATTTCGCTTGGTAAAACTTGGTACTTCCGGTTGGTCTGCAGGTGAGTTTATTAATTTCGACCAGAACCGAATCGTATTCCGGTTGGCAGATATTATCCTGTTGAGGGCAGAGTGTCGGGTCCGGTTGGGAAATAACGAGGGGGCTATTGCCGATTTGAACACGATACGGGAACGTGCGAATGCCGAGCTTTATCATTCTTCGGAATATGGTGGGGATTTGCGTTATGCTATATTCAAGGAACGGGAAAAGGAATTATTGATGGAGGGATGTAGATGGTATGACGTGATCCGGAACGAGTATTACAAAACTGAATTGTACGGGGGATTCCGGAACGTGTCAAAGCAAGATATTCTTGATGGAGTATTCTTTAATGCTGTTGATAATAACGAGTTTTCAGAAAATCCCTTGGCTCGTCAGAACACGTATTGGCTGAAAAGGATGTAGAATAATTTAAAATTTAGAATCTAATGAGAACATTAAAATATATATTGGCGAGTTTACTCGTGCCGTTTTGTTTGACAAGTTGTGACACGGCACAGGATTGGATCGACACGGGAGTTTCTTCTCCCTATCACGATTGCTCGATAATGGAATATTTGCGGGGAGATCAATATAACTGGGAATTGACGGTTCAAATGATTGAACGGGGAGGGCTGACGGCCATGTTCGAGGGAACGGATCCCGATTACGAGAAAATCACGTTCTTTGCCATCCCGAGTTACACGATCTTGCGTTACCTGTGGGATAATGATCTGAAAGCCGATATCGCTTACCGAAACCCGGACTATTTGATCACGGACCAGAAGCAGGATGGTGGGACTGCATTAACTACGGTGGGTGGTAGGAAATTGAAAGCGTACGTGGATAAATCGTCATACGGGGGCGTGCCCGACGTGGGAGCGGAGACAATGTACCTGTATTCGTATTCGGCTCAAACACAAGTACCCTTGGCCACGCCGGACATCCAGCCGCTGAACGGGGTAGTACACGCGCTGAATTATAATTTCGTACTGGGGAAAATTTAGGTTTAAGATTTAAAATTTAGAATTGAAGTTATGAAGAACGTCATATTATTACTATTTACCGTTTTAGTACTATCGATGATCGGGTGTCAGGATGTAACCGTGGGGTACTTGCTGACAGAAGATGCGAGTTATAACCCGGACACGCTCGTGGTGAAAACCGTGTTGGATGATGAACTAGGAGAGGAAGATTATTATCGTTCGAAGTGGGGGGCTCCTTGGGTAAGTACCCCGATAGAAGGGGTGGAAGGAACAATTGCGATTTATGTATCAATAAAAAATATAACTTCAACTTCGGGTGATCCCGAGAAATTGTGGAAAGTCCTTTCCGTGCGTGGGGATGGGACGTTTGAAATACCGTTATATCACGATGTTCCTGCTGGGCGTTACGTGATCTCGTTGAATTTTAGGAACGAAGGGTATTCCAAAGATGTGAACGATTGTTTCACGATAATCGTGAAATAGCAAATATTCGTGGTGCGTTTACAAAGTTGCCCGGGGAGAGGGACTGTAGCCAACCGGTTTCTCTTCCCGGACTCTTTTTTCTCCCTCACTTGTCCGGTGTTTCTCCGGAGTTTGCTACCCCTTGGACTATGGCAAGGTCCCGGAAACTACAGTTTCCGGACACGTCATGAACTCCGGGGAGTGTTCATGGTATGTAGATGGTATGTAGATGGTATGTAGATGGTATGTTCATGCCCTAGTGGATCCCCGGCCTAACCCTAGAGTGAGGGTTGCGAGGTGGTCCATTTCCCGTAGTTTTCCCGTTGAAGAGAGGGAGAAGGCAGGGTTCAAAGACGTATCACATTCGAATCAAAGACGTTTCAAAGGCGTTCGGGAGTGTCCTTGAAGCGTGCCTGTCCGGGTATTGAAGGGGGTTTACCCCGTTTCCTCCCGCTTCCCGGGTTGGTTCTAGCCTGGCTCTTCTCGTTCTAAAAGTCTGGATTCCAGTGTCGATTAAAAAAGTTTGAAAAAAAGTGGTTGAAAAGTTTGGAAAAGGGTAAATGTTTACCTTATCTTTGCACCCGCTAAAACGGGACAGGGGAGGATGAAAGAGGGAGTCGAGTTCACGTGGAGGCGGCGTTCTGGTGGTGTTGATGACGATCTTTGACGACGGGAAGTCCCTTAAACGAGGCCCTCGAAAAAAAGTTTGAAAAAACTTCGAAAAAGATTTGGAAGGAAAGATAAAAACGCCTTATCTTTGCATCCGCTTTCGCTCCTGAAAAAGC
The window above is part of the Butyricimonas paravirosa genome. Proteins encoded here:
- a CDS encoding RagB/SusD family nutrient uptake outer membrane protein, whose amino-acid sequence is MKYYYLLVLLLSSLFLSCEDTLRMIPENSVTFENAFENEHEIEIGLLTVERYVRKSLYLTTIPSSHGEYTDYRYKGDAGLLRESNPQAYTAAWSHYYEIIALVNVMLPYIDRVEMSQERRDFYKGQVYFTKALAYFELGRKWGDCPVIRDEVEYAPITYSSWVEVIDYALELAREAVRLLPDYSEMTDYKGNSITYKCTPNKGAAQALLANLCAWKAGCKYMAQPEEATYDERALWVEADSVCTALISSGIYKLAKTPEEVCTSTLVGSDAESIYEIVLRDYWNELENESPYSVHDLFYYFGPMYQTWPVIPGMSAGSLAFRSWKILSTTVCEMYSERIVGNDTITDLRKDAYFYKVDSMAHDTLLDITEGYAYPWKFRLVKLGTSGWSAGEFINFDQNRIVFRLADIILLRAECRVRLGNNEGAIADLNTIRERANAELYHSSEYGGDLRYAIFKEREKELLMEGCRWYDVIRNEYYKTELYGGFRNVSKQDILDGVFFNAVDNNEFSENPLARQNTYWLKRM
- a CDS encoding TonB-dependent receptor, producing MKLTFLMMCAFVFSLSAGVRAQDQMVTLKVEGMPFTKVISELKRQTQLDFFYSFDEVDVKQTISLDVKNSKIDEVLQQMFGDKFTWEYIDRMVIIKPALPDEPEKKSLRVKGFVYDMQRVPMPGVTVKVAGVSLGTATDTRGWFAMDLPVTSGTLEFSFVGFKKKMVAFNAQSDTLRVIMEEDIQALDETIVVAYGNTTRRKSTGAISVVKGEELRGIPAASIATLLQGRVAGMDVTQMSGAPGGGGTAVTIRGYNSLDVEQGRRFSNPLWVVDGVPMNSFSSPITGTNLLSDLNPDMIESIQVLKDASSAAIYGSRAANGVILVTTKKGKQNQKATFTANVSYTWSMLPELPTVTTGRGERLHRLRVARDFPWAYVDPETNRYKYPTTLREQYDYSSQGAKLDANFIVVPRNTENGSMLQDSLNSFYNNSTNYFPIYYVKGKVINANIQTYGGSEKMTYGIGLGYYNEKGIFRGTGYNRVDLNSTMNVTPVNRLNVDLRLNASLSNRDRTSGDGTLQSASPVETVPGDPQELSSLLPGEGSVAWNAVLDALKGTKEKNRGVRLRTNFRLGYEPIDGLNISTSLAADYSIDRRNYFQPSYMSDDDYSKSVGETGINLMVLNENLVSYNRTFKEEHMVNFVAGFSYQYDQTEYNGGSAQNAPSDKIYYAPAGMPDLGIQESNGTKETIALKHYQSDMQEKTLLSYFARLEYGFRDKYLVSFSLRRDGSSTFGEDNRWGTFPSVAAGWTFSEESFVKDNLSWLSFGKIRASWGRSGMHFSQNYLALGIMNVGATPYRGQATIEPEWVRGLYNHDLSWEETDQYDFGLDLDLFNHRLGITLDYYYRYTDKLLTTIWLPGIHNGYSSQWRNAGAISNEGIEVMIKYDIFNREDLYWKISVNGARNWNRFEKSYDGKDFGGNIIGKPLNGIYALKTDGFINEQDEMKVFYNQQGVSNYLSNFYKGAFYKPGDYKFVDVNGDGTIGSGDAVYCGSALPIVSGGIVNEFRWKNFDLNMLMAYSLGRHIVNNLSKAVLTNGKYALMTDLNAISFWEKPGDHPDYPKLESDRMNSMWSYVDRDVEKVNYLKLKTLTVGYSFPKKWSRKAGIDELRVFVSGENLFTWTNYSGLDPETVDITSGFDLMSNYPLARKYTLGLTLKF